A window of the Henckelia pumila isolate YLH828 chromosome 3, ASM3356847v2, whole genome shotgun sequence genome harbors these coding sequences:
- the LOC140889990 gene encoding uncharacterized protein yields the protein MADDILKMHRYKRGLSSHIQTALAVYQATSFADLMGAAIRAETGINRREDENKNKRPLSCQYSQGKQSYKKPNQASGVTKNTFTGSNYQEAKMCPTCNTRHPRECRKKSGACFNCGKLGHRIAECPEPLKRGTGSNVDATSNKPKDHKENKPNARVFALTQEEAGKANDVVAGTILINQSPAYVLFDFGATHSFISKRFAKKLGLIPEILVEPFRVATPTSKEIETHRVHRDCIIDISEHVFQAELIQLNMVEFDAILGMDWLANNHALVDCRMKNVKLRTSNLGQVIYHAWKAMKSGEEVYLAVVGEIKEEVTLALEEIRIVQEFPDVFPEELPGVIPDREVKFEINLKKDGSMRLYIDYQELNKIIIKNKYPLPRTDDLFDQLKGATVFYKLDLRSGYHQLKVKAEDVPKTAFRTRYGHYEFMVMPFGLTNAPAAFMDLMNRVFKPFLDKFVVVFIDDILVYSPSEEDHKEHLRLTLQTLREKELYVKFKKCEFWLKSVTFLGHIISKDGVSVDLKKVEAVMDWPRPKTVTEI from the exons ATGGCGGATGATATTTTGAAGATGCACCGTTACAAACGAGGTTTAAGCAGCCATATTCAGACAGCGTTAGCAGTATACCAAGCCACAAGCTTTGCTGATCTAATGGGAGCAGCAATTCGAGCTGAGACCGGCATCAATCGAAGGGAAGATGAAAACAAGAATAAGAGGCCTCTCTCTTGCCAATATTCTCAAGGAAAGCAGTCATACAAGAAACCCAATCAGGCTAGTGGAGTAACCAAGAACACATTTACCGGCTCCAACTATCAAGAAGCCAAGATGTGCCCTACCTGCAATACCCGTCATCCTAGAGAATGTCGGAAGAAGTCTGGAGCATGCTTTAATTGTGGGAAGCTTGGACACAGAATTGCTGAATGTCCCGAGCCATTGAAGAGAGGGACAGGATCAAATGTAGATGCTACATCCAACAAACCAAAGGATCACAAGGAGAATAAGCCTAATGCACGTGTGTTTGCCCTAACTCAAGAGGAGGCAGGAAAAGCTAACGATGTCGTGGCAGGTACCATCTTAATCAATCAATCTCCTGCTTATGTGTTGTTTGATTTTGgtgctacgcattcgtttatatcTAAGAGGTTTGCTAAGAAGTTAGGACTTATTCCTGAAATACTTGTGGAACCTTTTAGGGTAGCAACTCCCACTAGTAAGGAAATTGAAACGCATAGGGTACATCGAGATTGCATAATTGACATTAGTGAACACGTATTTCAAGCTGAACTGATTCAACTAAACATGGTAGAATTCGATGCCATTCTAGGGATGGATTGGCTAGCAAATAACCACGCATTAGTTGATTGTCGCATGAAGAATGTCAAACTGCGAACTTCAAACCTCGGCCAAGTCATTTATCATG CTTGGAAAGCTATGAAAAGTGGAGAAGAAGTATATCTAGCCGTAGTAGGCGAGATAAAGGAAGAAGTTACCCTTGCATTAGAAGAGATCCGGATTGTACAAGAGTTTCCGGATGTGTTCCCTGAAGAACTCCCTGGAGTAATTCCTGACCGCGAGGTGAAATTTGAGATTAATCTG aagaaagatgggagtATGAGGTTGTATATCGACTATCAAGAACTCAATAAGATCATaatcaagaacaagtaccccCTTCCAAGAactgatgatttgtttgaccaacTCAAAGGAGCTACAGTCTTTTACAAGCTCGATCTAAGGTCAGGCTATCACCAATTGAAAGTCAAAGCAGAAGACGTTCCGAAAACAGCCTTTCGGacaaggtatggccattatgagttcaTGGTAATGCCTTTTGGGCTAACCAATGCACCAGCAGCGTTCATGGACCTCATGAATAGAGTATTCAAGCCGTTCCTCGACAAGTTTGTGGTGGTgtttattgacgatattcttGTGTATTCACCAAGTGAAGAAGACCACAAAGAGCATCTCCGGCTCACTCTCCAGACGCTGAGAGAGAAAGAACTCTAtgtcaaattcaagaagtgtgaattttggctgaaGAGCGTCACCTTCTTGGGCCATATAATATCCAAAGATGGAGTATCTGTGGATCTCAAGAAAGTGGAGGCAGTTATGGATTGGCCTAGACCAAAAACGGTAACTGAAATTTGA